The DNA window AAGCGAGTTCCGTCATGGCCTTAATGATCACCGACGACTGTATCAATTGCGACGTGTGCGAGCCCGAGTGCCCGAACGACGCGATCTACATGGGCGCGGAAATTTACGAAATCAATCCGGACAAGTGCACCGAGTGCGTCGGCCATTTCAATGAGCCGCAATGCCAGCAGGTCTGTCCGGTCAGCTGCATCCCCTTCAATCCCGCCTGGCGCGAGACCGAAGAGCAGCTGCGCGCCAAATACGAGCACCTGCAGGCCGCCAAGGCCTGATCGCCATGCGACGCCGACAACTCATCAAGAGCTTGGTGGCTGGCGCCGTAGGGGCCGCCTGCGTCCAGCTGCCCGCGTTTGCGAC is part of the Oxalobacteraceae bacterium OTU3CAMAD1 genome and encodes:
- a CDS encoding YfhL family 4Fe-4S dicluster ferredoxin; the protein is MALMITDDCINCDVCEPECPNDAIYMGAEIYEINPDKCTECVGHFNEPQCQQVCPVSCIPFNPAWRETEEQLRAKYEHLQAAKA